In Papilio machaon chromosome W, ilPapMach1.1, whole genome shotgun sequence, a single genomic region encodes these proteins:
- the LOC123723066 gene encoding uncharacterized protein LOC123723066, with translation MLLPNIESTRAAPSRQSCPEPQPTCKLSASSPACWLSRMLLPNIESNRAAPSRQSCPEPQPTCKLSASSPACWLSRMLLPNIESTRAAPSRQSCPEPQPTCKLSASSPACWLSRMLLPNIESTRAAPTQQSCPVPTSTCEKPHPRNPETSQNVRIKYRIYQGPDPPSRAVMCQRLLVRSRILAIRRLPRMFVSNTESTRAPTHPAELSCANVYL, from the coding sequence ATGCTCCTACCAAATATTGAATCTACCCGCGCCGCGCCCTCCCGCCAGAGCTGTCCTGAGCCTCAGCCTACCTGCAAGCTGTCTGCATCGTCGCCCGCCTGCTGGCTATCCAGAATGCTCCTACCAAATATTGAATCTAACCGCGCCGCGCCCTCCCGCCAGAGCTGTCCTGAGCCTCAGCCTACCTGCAAGCTGTCTGCATCGTCGCCCGCCTGCTGGCTATCCAGAATGCTCCTACCAAATATTGAATCTACCCGCGCCGCGCCCTCCCGCCAGAGCTGTCCTGAGCCTCAGCCTACCTGCAAGCTGTCTGCATCGTCGCCCGCCTGCTGGCTATCCAGAATGCTCCTACCAAATATTGAATCTACCCGCGCCGCGCCCACCCAGCAGAGCTGTCCTGTGCCAACGTCTACTTGTGAGAAGCCGCATCCTCGTAATCCGGAGACTTCCCAGAATGTTCGTATCAAATACCGAATCTACCAGGGCCCCGACCCACCCAGCAGAGCTGTCATGTGTCAACGTCTACTTGTGAGAAGCCGCATCCTCGCAATCCGGAGACTTCCCAGAATGTTCGTATCAAATACCGAATCTACCAGGGCCCCGACCCACCCAGCAGAGCTGTCATGTGCCAACGTCTACTTGTAA
- the LOC123723067 gene encoding uncharacterized protein LOC123723067, which produces MGKVLEKKMVRRVRWYTAPMISRHQYGFMPQRGTEDSLYDMIQHIRAEVEKRRLVVLISLDIEGGFDNAWWPAVRCSVAETRCPVNLRRLFDHYFSDRIVRVRYAGSEWTRKPTKGCVQGSIGGPTLWNLLLYPLLVELREMGVRCQAFADDVVLMFSGNSTADIQGAANVALDHVQGWGVRNKLKFAAHKTRAMVFTRKRKYDSPRLSMGGGHIELVTSMKILGLTVDDKLTFNKHIENVAIKVQKLYRQLSTAARISWGLNPEINRTIYVAVVEPIVLYAASVWAPAARKMTTQKLLDRVQGGFAQKIVRAYRTVSLNAAIALAGLLPLDLRVQEAALLYEVKKGHSQRVLRDRDLERPTKYEEAEHPAHLEWLQFDCLTDGDEVAQRATVDVRIYTDGSKIDGRVGAAISIWDGAAETSCRKLKLENFCTVYQAELYALYEDVKFVVRSPSRRFGIYSDSRSALESLRSIESLHPLVGKIRKMVKGCVEVGKEVRLNWIKAHVGVEGNERADQLAKQAAVGVKTKPHYDKVPVSFVKRQLRLDSLDEWNRRYKEGVTASTTRVFFPDVISAYPVLRKIELDPVLVQVLTGHGGFAEYLHRFKCKTSPSCICDPARGESVLHALVECPVFAEEKVPIQWCISEIVLLYKKGNPKDIGNYRPISLLNSLYKLFAMMLLQRIEKDIEDGQSIEQAGFRAGFSTLDHIHTVEQGPKNLEKVEGGLYPNGVGGATAPLPSD; this is translated from the exons ATGGGCAAGGTCCTAGAGAAGAAGATGGTACGGCGGGTCCGCTGGTACACTGCGCCAATGATCAGCCGCCACCAGTACGGCTTCATGCCGCAACGCGGTACCGAAGACTCCCTCTATGACATGATTCAGCACATTCGAGCCGAAGTTGAAAAACGGAGGCTCGTTGTGCTGATATCATTAGACATAGAGGGAGGCTTCGATAACGCCTGGTGGCCGGCTGTGAGGTGCAGCGTAGCCGAGACTCGGTGCCCCGTAAACCTGAGGCGCCTATTCGACCACTACTTTAGTGACAGAATAGTGCGCGTCAGGTATGCGGGGTCCGAGTGGACCCGAAAGCCGACCAAGGGGTGCGTGCAGGGCTCCATTGGGGGTCCTACGCTCTGGAACCTACTGCTGTATCCGCTCCTGGTGGAACTGAGGGAGATGGGCGTCCGCTGCCAAGCGTTTGCCGACGATGTGGTTCTGATGTTCTCGGGCAACAGCACCGCGGACATACAAGGTGCCGCCAATGTGGCTCTCGACCACGTTCAGGGGTGGGGAGTCCGTAATAAGCTAAAGTTTGCGGCCCATAAGACCCGGGCCATGGTTTTCACCAGAAAGCGTAAATACGACTCCCCACGTCTGAGCATGGGAGGGGGACACATTGAGCTGGTCACCAGCATGAAGATCTTGGGGTTAACAGTTGACGATAAGCTCACTTTTAACAAGCACATTGAAAATGTTGCAATAAAAGTGCAAAAGCTCTATCGTCAACTGTCAACCGCCGCTAGGATATCGTGGGGACTGAACCCCGAGATCAACAGAACCATATACGTCGCGGTAGTGGAGCCCATCGTCCTCTACGCCGCCAGTGTGTGGGCGCCGGCGGCACGGAAGATGACTACTCAAAAGTTGTTAGACCGGGTGCAGGGCGGGTTCGCTCAAAAAATCGTAAGGGCCTATAGGACGGTCTCTCTAAACGCTGCCATAGCACTCGCTGGCCTGCTTCCTCTCGACCTACGGGTACAAGAAGCTGCCCTTCTTTACGAAGTAAAGAAGGGCCACAGCCAGCGAGTGCTGCGGGACCGAGATTTGGAGAGACCGACAAAATACGAAGAGGCCGAGCACCCCGCCCACCTGGAATGGCTGCAGTTCGACTGCCTGACGGACGGTGACGAAGTTGCTCAGCGAGCCACCGTCGATGTAAGAATTTACACCGACGGGAGCAAAATTGACGGCAGAGTCGGCGCGGCGATATCCATATGGGATGGCGCCGCGGAGACTTCCTGCCGGAAATTAAAGCTGGAGAACTTCTGCACCGTATATCAGGCGGAACTGTATGCCCTATATGAGGACGTGAAGTTTGTAGTTAGGAGTCCCTCAAGGAGGTTTGGTATTTACTCCGACTCCAGGTCCGCCCTAGAGTCGCTGCGAAGTATCGAGTCCCTCCACCCCCTCGTAGGGAAAATAAGGAAAATGGTGAAAGGTTGTGTGGAAGTGGGGAAGGAAGTGAGACTGAATTGGATAAAAGCGCACGTGGGGGTGGAGGGAAACGAGAGGGCGGACCAACTTGCAAAACAAGCGGCAGTCGGAGTAAAGACCAAACCTCATTACGACAAAGTCCCTGTTTCATTCGTCAAGCGACAACTCCGATTGGACTCGCTTGACGAGTGGAACAGGCGCTACAAAGAGGGAGTCACGGCCTCGACAACGAGAGTCTTCTTCCCTGACGTGATCAGCGCCTACCCAGTGCTCCGCAAGATAGAGTTAGACCCCGTGCTGGTACAAGTTTTAACAGGTCACGGGGGGTTCGCAGAATACTTACACAGGTTCAAGTGTAAGACGAGCCCCTCGTGCATCTGCGATCCGGCACGGGGCGAATCCGTGCTGCACGCCCTTGTAGAATGTCCTGTATTTG cagAGGAAAAAGTACCAATCCAGTGGTGTATATCGGAGATCGTGCTATTGTACAAAAAAGGCAATCCTAAAGATATCGGAAACTACAGACCGATTAGTTTGCTTAATAGCTTGTACAAACTCTTCGCGATGATGCTGCTACAAAGAATTGAAAAAGACATCGAAGACGGACAATCAATTGAACAGGCTGGCTTCCGCGCAGGTTTCAGCACACTCGACCACATACACACTGTTGAACAG GGACCGAAAAACTTGGAAAAGGTTGAAGGAGGCCTTTACCCAAATGGTGTGGGAGGAGCCACGGCTCCCTTACCTTCCGACTGa